DNA sequence from the Larus michahellis chromosome Z, bLarMic1.1, whole genome shotgun sequence genome:
GCTGGTAGccaaggaacagagaaagaagacTGCAATGTTTCTGATATCCTACTTAAAGCAGATGAAGCATATAACAGTGCATCCATGGGAAACATTTGTCTTGCACAAGTGGTAGAAACAGATGGTATATGTCTAGATTCTAGCACTGGAAATAAAACGGAAGCACCATCCATTTGTCTTTCAGCAAATAGCATCATCTTAAATACAGGGGAGTGCTTGGAGCAGAAGCCAAATCACGCGTTAACTGACAGTAATGGATCCATTCAAATGACTGTTGCTTGGGAAGGAAAGCTTGCCATTAATAACGCTTCACAAACGTGTGATGCAGATTCTCCTCAAAGATTAAGAAATGGTCAGAATAGTAGTTTAGCatgtgagaaagaaaaccagcttATGTCACATAAGTCGCATGGGATAATTGGACAATTACTTCATACTGAGCACAACATATCCTTGATAAATGAGTCTGTACCTGGTAAAGGGTGTAATTTTAGAAACTGTTATCCAGCAAGAAAAGAACTGGCTTATTTCCctgaagagaaagacattttcccCATTGAAAATACCAATCAATTTACACATGAAGAACACTCTTCCGTAAACACCATACATAAAAGTTATGAAGAGAATTtacaagaaaatggaaatcaCTCAGACTTGAATGCACAAAATGACATTAATTCTGACAGTTATCATCTTTCAGAAAATAACGGCTGTCAAGATTCTCGAGTTGTTTCTAATGCACAGAAATACGGTTACCTAATGCAATTGCCTAATTTAAGTAAGGCTCCCGAAACCATAACACATAAGAATCTACTCCAAAATATGGACCGACcgacagaaatagaaaaacaggAAGTGACATTCACTCCCTCTTCTGAGGATCcatttttaagagatttttatgTAGAGATGCCCAGATATGAACCACGTAAAACAGGAGAAGAACAGAGAGAGATATGCACAGGTGATGAACAAAGGTCTGAAACTTCCTGTGAGTCAGGAGTTAGTCATGTTTCGGAGAGTCAGACTGCAGTTTCCTCTCATAATACATCAGAACAGCATGTATTTTTTGTTGACAGCGCCTTTAATTCTGATGAAGAGTTAAAAACAGATTCTTCAGAACATCACGCATACGCATCTGGAAGTGTAACATCAGTTAGTACTCCACTGCCTAGAAAGGCTCAAAATGAGAACCACAGGATAGCAAGTGAGGATTACAGAGGTATCAGTCATCAGTTAGATGTCCAACAACTGGCTGTAAAAGAAACATTACCATTCTTCACACCTGAACGCCAGTCAGAGGGCCTTCTTACCAGTGTGTCAGCAATGGGCTGTCCTGGCAGAGGAAGTCAGGGAAAAACTGAATCCACACAAATTGCAGTCGAAGTAGATGAAAATTTGAGTACGCTGGAAACTTTCTGCAAAGCATTGCAGGATCAATTCCATCAGGTACCTGAAGAAAACAAGGAGGAAGCAGTCTTGTGTGAAAATAAACAAGAGATTCAAAGAGCTATTGAATGTAACCCAGATGAAGCTGAAACAAAGCCTCCTTTGCACACTTTAATTAGCTCCAAGGCTCAGAGGCAGATTACGAATATTAGCAGTAAGCAGTCCTGTCCTGACTTTATCTCTTCCAGTAAGGTTACTGAGGTTGGTAATTCAATTAAGTCTACGGACTATGATAAAGATGAAGAAGTCACTACATCAGAGAGCGTAGTAAGTGGTTTAGTTAATTCGTCCCTAGTTGATTCAGGGAACAGCCAGTATTTTCAAGAGCAGCCACCCTATAGCAGAAGTCAGCCGTTCTCCTTAGCGCTGACCACGTATGATCCATTCCCAGTCAATGCGGAAAGGCTGAGAAATCAAGAAGGGTCAAAGTCCTACCAGACACCACCAACCGCTGCTGAGCCTGAGCCCATCAAATGCAAACAAGACACAGCAAAAAGTGGGCTTTTTGCTACTGGAGCTAAGAAGAAATTGCCACCAGCAATGCTGTCAAAAAAGCCCCGCCTGGAGGACAGCAGAAATGTCAGCAAGGATCCTAGCTGTGCGAAAAAGTCTGTGAAGAGTGAGGCAGGCATGACTGATAAAGAAGAtagaaaagagcaaaggaaacTCATTTTGAAAAAGGATAGCAAAGGTAAGAGAAAACTGATTTTCGTTTCTGTCCTTTCCCGTGGTTCTGGCTACAGTATGAAATTTAAATTCGTTAAACACACTGCAAACCTCCTTTAGTCTGAATCACATCAGCTAAAGGGGTCCTGCCCTCACCGATTTCAATTTCCAGTTCTATGAACTTAGTGACTAGTGCTGTGCCCTTGGCACAGAGCTGAACACTCCCTAACATCGTTTTCCAAGCTggcaaatatatttaatttatgaaCTTTTTAACCCGTTTGAAATAGTTACTTCTCCATTTGTCTCTTGAAGTAACTTTTCAGGGATTTGTAGCATAGTGGTAGCACATAGTTACACACAATATAGCAACTGCAAGCCCAGTACTTGCATGTTGTTGTGTTCCTGCAGGGCTGTGTTCCCAGTTATACTTCTGCACTGTGGCTCCTGAATGCAATTACCCTCTCTTGGTTACCAAACGGCTTTATTACTAGTAAAGTATTATTGTTATTAGTAGGGTGCCACTGATAAACATAATGTTTTGCAGTTCTATCTGATGACCAATGGCTGGTTCTGCATTCCTTTTCACAGCTGTTGGTCACAAATGACACTGATGAAATTAGCAATATTAAGTTGACATAGAGAAGATATAACTGAAATGGGATTCAGGTTGCTTGTCAGAGCCTCTAGGGGGTTGCTAACAGGTACAACAAAATGCAAACAGGGCTAGCAAGAGTGTAATAGCTAGACAGATAAGGTACTTGTGGTTTCTCTGGATACTTTGCAAGGACCAAGGTcttatttttaccttttgatATTATATTTCATGTTCAcagcataaaataatttaatagatCAGAGCAAGACTGAACAGTGACTAAAGGTAAGCTACACAACTATGAAGCACTTCAGAGATTCTAATTACAGTGCGGTCTGGTGAGAGTTCCACTTTTCCAGtcacatttaaaaaaccccaaaacttttcTCTGTTTGAACATGTGTCCCTTGCCAGAGAACCAAATGTGTGGGAGGAGAGACACATTCCTTCAAAGCAGAGCAAACAAACTGCGATTGTTGAGAAATTCCTGGTCTTTTTCCATGTACCTGAGGCTAtgcttgaaaatgttttaaacattcaGGCTTGAATCAGATAAGACTGAATTTTCTTAACCTGCTCGTAATCTGCTTCAGTCTAGACTGAAGTGGATGTATGTTTGTACTTTGTTGTGTGGACCTTTGCCCAGTATTACGGGAAGGTTGGTATGGTTAGTCTGGTATATACTCAGTGTtctcttttgtattattttcagcTGCAGGAGGGACGACTTTGTGGTTAGGGCAGGGAATCTGGAGCCATTAGTTCTATTTACAGTTTTGTCACATACTGTCTGCATCATTTTAGCCCTGATTCAGCAAGATTCTTAGGCCTAAGGACTTAAGTGACTACAAGTTAAACATAGCAGTGAATTCCAGGTGCCTCACCCTTCAAGTTGGATCCAGCATTAGACGGGGAAAGTTAAACTGCTGGAATGGGATCCCTGAGGGAGAAGTGTCATGCCAGTTCATTTAGAGTGCAGCAGCACAGAATTAACACAGTAGGAAACATAACATCTTGCATTTTACATCCCTTACAtccagcagggacatcttgctTGAGCACAGGGATGTGTCATGATCCCAAAACCTTCCCCTAAGTATATGTTGATTCCCTTTCTTTCCAAGTACCCTCCATCCTCCTGCTCAGGCCATGCCTGCCTGCAGAAAGATCCTGGAGCATTCTGTGAGACAGTAAACAAGTCTTAGCAGAGAACCAGGTTGTCAGGACTTTCCCCACAGTGAGCGAGCGCTCTCTTTCTGTAACCTGAATGACTCTTGGATTTGTTCTGCGTAATGCCCAAGGTTTAGCAAAGGGACGTGCCCTGTGGCTGGAAAGGTAGGGATTTTCTTTAGAGGTGGGAAATTAATCTTTTGAAACTGCAGAGGGAAGCAAAGGCCACTGACATTACCAAATGCAAATATCTAACCACTGAGTGTGGGGTCCTCCCTCCAGCAGTGTTTTAAAGGAAGTGGTGCCACCACTGCATCTTGCAAAGAGTCTCATCCTGGCAGTGTGTTTTAGCTATGTTCCAGGAACACCTTGGAGCATGTGCTGGGACTTAAAGTCTTTTCTCTCAAAGGCTGTGATCAGTTAAAAAATCTACTAGTTACAAGTATTCAATTAATAGGAATTCTCATTATGTAGCCGTATGGTATGCTGTACCTTTGCGGTGTCTTTTTTTACTGATAAAACCGGCTGCTCCTTTAGTCAGAGAATGTATTTTGATTAACAAGTTATTTTATGTTGATGCCTTTTCAGTCTAGAACTTCCCTCGGGTCCTTTTCCATAAATTCAGAATGTCTTTGCactgaaaacatttccattgaCTGTGTGGGGCACTGAATCGGTATTTTAAAACCTCTGTATTTTAAAGCCTTGATTTCTGCATCAGAAGAAATCATCATTGTTTACCAGTGTTGTCAGATTCGTGTTCTTAACATCTGCAAATCATTCTGGGATTCCTTTAAAATGCCAAAACAATGTCATTATCTTCTAATCCTAAACTGTGGCTCTTCTGTTTCAAGCTCCCAAGCTGCTGAAGAAAATCCAAGCAGAGTTGTTCCCTGACTGCTCTGGAAATATTAAGCTATGCTGTCAATTTGGTGACATTCATGGTGACTCCACCATTACATGGACTAAAGATTCCAAGTTACTAGCTCGACTGCAGAGAAGGTGAGTGAATGTTTCTGAAGGACTGGTAGTTTCTAAATAGCTTTTGGGGAAATATGACAGTGATTCACTCTTGTACCTGTTAGGAGGGTTAGTATGATAGGtgcaaaaaataagtttaaaCAGGGTAATTAAGAAGCATATCTTCACACAGTGCATTACTATTGTCATAGTTTGCATTCCATCACCAGTAATTCCTCTCAGCCTGTTTATAAGCAGTCTCATCCAGCTTTTGAGTACTGTAAAAGATCAGATGAAGTTTGAACCTCAGCACCCAGCCAAACAACATAAACACCCTTGGTTAATATGTGGGAGGCGCTCTGACCTTGTGTGGTGGAAGCAAATTGCTGAAACAACTAACATGCAATGTAGAGCTTGCCGTGATTATTCCACACTATCAATACAGACTTGGGGATGAACAGATTGAGAttagccctgcagagaaggacttgggataCTGGTGGAcaaaaaattggacatgagctggcaatgtgcacttgcagcccaggaagccaatcatatcctgggctgcatctgaAGAAGCGTGGCCaagtgattctcctcctctactctgctctcgtgagaccccagctggagtaccGCGTCCAGTTCTGGGGTACTGTGTTCTGGGGTCCCTAGCCCAACAAAGACCTGGACCTGTtaaagcaggtccagaggagggccacagaaatgatccaAGGACTGGatcacctctcctgtgaagaaaggcatGGAGAGTTCAGGTTGAACTCTCTGAGTTCAGCCTGAACAAGAGatggctctagggagaccttctTGCGGCCTTTCGGTATTTAAAGGGGGCTTCGCTAATTAACTGCACAAAAGCTTTGAAACACAATAGCCAGGTCTCTGTAATCCTTGCATAGATTATCTGGTTTGCTGATAAATACTTCCATAGGCATCCACTGTGGTAGATATGAAAACCTTCATGGTCTAAGAGGACTTTTCACTCCGTCATAGCACTGTTGCAGTGTAGTTTTATTGCTTCCAGAGCCAGCCTGGGTCTGCAAGTACTGTAGCTGCATTCACGTGTCACTGCGCCCCGATAACAGCTGCCTCCGAGCTGTTTGTGAAGGTGCATACACAGACATCCCAGAGCAAATACATGGCttgaaaaagcaaaggaacagagaaagctGAGTGAGGAATCAATATTGAGGAATAGCACACAACATTTTCAGCTTTCATATATCCATTCCTTATATATTTGGCAAGATATTGATAGGAATATTAGAATGCCTTTCAGtgtgatttaattatttttgtatttgattGAGGCACTTTTCTGTCAGAATGTAGTAGGATCATCTTTTGAGAAACACATAATAGTCTGGATTCTCCTAAGTAgggtgaaataaaatattttgtctacTTACATCACATTTGAATCAGTCTTTGCAGCGAGGGACATAAATTacagggacaggaggagagatACATGGAATAATCAGGACAGatcttttaaaagtattaatGTGGAAAATTAACATTCTGTTACAGTGCCCAGGATGACTCTCCCGTCTCTTTGGCAATAGCTAAAGCCAGTAACAAAGACCAGGGAATGTATTATTGCTGCTTGAATAATGTGTATGGAAAGGTGACTGCTGAGTTTAATCTGACCTCTGAAGGTAAACCCCAGTTTATAATTTTGATTAATAATAATGACAATGGCAGTTTCCATTCGTATTATTTTTTActacaaaatctgtttttctgtttccttgtagTATTGGAACATCTCTCAAGTTTTCAGAATTGTGAAGGTAAGTACACACATCTTCTTGAGGGTGTGCTCAAATCTTTGTTCCTTCTGATTTTCAAGTAGAACAAAGGGTGGAAAAATATATCAGACTGAGACATTTTGACAGTTATCCCATGGGAAACTCATGTAGGATGGAACGGTTTGTGCAGAGTGATGGAGTACCTGCTGTGACAAACTACTGATTTGAACTTTACTGTGTAACTTCTCGTTAGCTTGCTGCAGTAGCATTTCACACACAGTAGACACTGAAAGAGCATTGCATCGCATCATACAGAgatgcagacacacacagagcaccGAAAGCTCTTTTAGCAGAAAAGCTTGCCAGTGGTGCTTGAACACATGGTCTTTGCAAGTCACCTGCTGTGTAACTTTACTCCAAGAGAAAGATGGTCCTGAAGATTTGGAATGCTTTCCCCATATGTTAACTTGTGTTTAATCACACTCGGCATATGTCTTGCTGTGCTGCAGCTAAAGATAGACAGTGCATTGCAAATTGGTTTATCATTTCCGTACACACTGTACTAATCAAGTACTTCATTCAGCCAATtgatttgtctttctttttctaaaaagaataaaattaaacatttcgTTCCTTGTTAAAATAAAGACGGGACTTTTCATGCAACAGCACTGTATAACTTTGACCAACAGAGAATTTTAGGTGGAGTTAAGGAGCCTTCTAGTTCTAGCTTTATACGTGCACTGGTTCCTCTGTGCTTCAGAGAGAGGTAATAGAACCCAGAGATAACTACAGAGGGGAGCTGGAAGGATGTCATTGCTGGGTTGTATAGACTGGTTGTTCTCCTATTTATCTTTTCCATGGATGTTCCTTGAAATGTTATGATTAGAGAGACTTGAAGTGCAGTTAGAATTTTTTAGTTTCTCTCAGTGCTTAACCATAACCACTTCCCCtctcctacatttttttttccatttgtattccAATGATCATTTGAAAGGGTGAAATCCATAATCCTGCTTGATTTCAGCTGTAACAAACTTAGGCACACATTCTTATACTACTGGTCCCTTCAAAAGCCACAGGTGGGGATAAGAGAAATACTATTTTCCTAATTTCTCCTGAATATAAAGATCGCTAAAATTGATGTATTTGCTTTTTGATTGAGACTGACATGGTCATGTATAGACATGTGGTTCTTACTCAAAATCacttatgaaataaaaatcttgttattttcttctgcctttgctaaTCAGCCTGTTTTTAAGCTGGTGCTTGCCAGATTGAAAAGCAGTAAACACGTTAACATGCCAGTCTGCAACTCTGGAGCTGATGTAGTGAATGTGGTTGGTACTAGGAAAGGCATGTTTCCATCATGGTTGTATCGGATAAGGACTGAGATCTCTTTCAGCTGAATGCCTCTATGAACATGTTGGCAGAATCTTTCCCTGAAAAGATTCCAGGCTGAAATCTAAAACAAGCTCTGGTTGTACCAGCAATTTCTGGCTTTTCTGAAAAGACAGGCTAGCTTCAGAAGAATGTGCTCTGAGCACTTTGGGCACATAACTGTGTTCTACTTCTAAATTCATATCTACATACACTGCTGCACATTAGCTTTTTACTGTCTCTGGCTTCCCAAAAAAACAGAGTTGTCAGGATCTGTGTTACCTCGATGCCTCTTTAGTTCTCAGTCAGCTTGACTTTCTTCACATTCATTTGAAGCTCCAGTTTACAACTCCCCtaataggtggggtttttttgaaaactatTAGCTTCTGTGATCTTTACCTCTCTTTTCTGTGTGCTACACTCTGTATTCTCTCCTTATGAACCTGAACTGCCACCTTTCTCCATGCTGGCTTTAGATGTTAGAGGCAACAAGCTACATTTAGAGGAGCAGGGTCCCAACCCCATATTAACACAAGTGAGGCCATGTATTCTGTTTCTATTGAGCGTTTTCTTTAATAACTCTATGGAAAGATGCATTTGTTCTCCCATGCGCACCCCTTTCCCTGTGACTGCAGAAGGACGTTGTGCAGAACAAAGTGGCATTGTGTTTTAGGTGTGGAAGAAATCGAATTCATGCAGCTCATGTTCAGAGAAGACTTCATCAGCGACAGCTATTTTGGTGGGAACCTGCATGGAATAATAGCTACAGAAGAGCTTCACTTTGGTGAAGGCATGCACCGGAAAGCCTTCCGGAGTAAAGTGATGCAAGGCCTCGTGCCAGTGTTCAGTCCTGGCCACGCCTGTGTTCTCAAAGTGCACAATGCTATCACATATGGGACCAAGAGTAAGGATGATCTAGTTCAAAAGAACTACAAACTAGCACTGCAGGTAAGCTTCCCCTGTCCTTTGTAAGCAAGAATTGTGGGGAAAAGTTGTCTTGCAAATATTCATGCAGACAATCTGTTAAAAGTTTTGAGTAATATTCCATAGGCATCTGTTTGTAATATAGGAATGCTACGTCCAAAATACTGCAAGAGAGTATGCGAAGATATATGCAGCTGAAGCTGAGCCCTTGGAAGGCTTTGGGGAAGTACCAGAgtgagtatatatatatttttatacacacacacacgtatgtgtaTACATATTGTCCTGTCACAGCTGCCCACTGACTGCTAGGTGTAATtactaaagaagaagaaagagtaaTCCTGAGAACAGTGTTACAGCGGGAATCATGACCTAAATAATACTGAATATCAAGGTGGTGGGAGAGATTCCGTTCCCATTACAGAAGAATAATAAGGAGTAAAGACAGTAAGTAGCAGGCAAAAGGCATGATTTTGATATAAATTTAGAGGAAATGATTCGTGTTAGTGAAGTAACACCAGTAGGTGATACTACCAGTATCATCTAGTAACAGCAGTAGCGGATAAGTCAGGCCTTCcaactttccattaaaaatgaaatcttgagAGAAATCATGCTCATTCTGAAGCTGGTATGAAGTCACTCCTTAGGCAAGTTTTCTGTGTAGAGAGAGGCTTAAGCCAGAAAGCTCAACTCTGATTCTAACTTTCCCCAAAGActggtttatttcatttcagaagttTCCATTTCCTGAATATGTGTACATCAGACCAATAGCTCAATACAGGTTCGCCTCTGCCTCTGAGGCTGGGAAGTGGCACCTTGAGGATTTGTAATAGATCTTTTCAAGGATTTGCTGTTCCAGTGTCAGGCCACTGTGTAGAGTTGAATTTGCAATGGATGGTTGAAATTCCATCTGCCTTGCTTCAAGGATAAGACCTACATGCTTGACAGCGGGCTGAATCTCCATCTCAGTTTAGGTGACACAAGATCTGCTCAGCTGCATCGATTCCCTGAAAAAAAGGATCACTTAAACCACAGCTTCTGGAATGGTTCCTTAAAGCCACATTTTCAGGATTAGAAATAGTGATGGAGGTGGCAGTGAAATCTTTTGGAGAAAATATTTGTGCAAGTCAGCTTCTTTTCTGGAAATACACTGCTCTTGGTAAAATTTGTGTTTGAGAGATTTCTCTAGGCATGGGATGTAACTTCTAGTTTTGATAT
Encoded proteins:
- the ALPK2 gene encoding alpha-protein kinase 2 isoform X5, yielding MDVKTQENISCLRDFSENGDDLIHFNSMVSVTAGKAEQYCSGQVHSHPSNVITYHTDNCCLNTEDPVSGQYLADVQACKKSGLSRPLNMNTMFSDQADTPIINHNHFIKDDSENSATILEIYAEKISSVSDDFSDDDLEYFECSDVLTVHENEIWKKKLQFLLESDDEDDLKLSKDCDGCAYFLSEMPCLFQVSDNTTPMDTTIGFCGHHSKFEGVNVRRDPSMYSQSTLQTEMTLTVGQHRDKSSNLKDKENKVPVASAAIENDHHRTEEENHGSGHSAADFPTDKSKNKDNVRAEVDSATSGIGASLTNQASETVTENSTDKDLLGESSLLLEEGGRNLPEENARHAVCTLTESLRRNLLKLLNPKELCRYVSNIGQSFQTAAQARESSASFPSQEGVVSTQIPEETESLQMQAGLCHTEEADKDCHWERQRTWGLSEQNRVPNEHVLLRCRRGPEKILENKSFAWTPGQDFKNESSVLRGMVNSLMDFVCQADGSTFFIPCKPKHQPVGVFNKNQGANLKIFTQNCERLRMEPEIEKDGILMTCESAGTIPPASEMLCTEKTLQAKNANLQTYSQHRAPCDKRESRHQQVFCEQEIRIISDGNESKSDISPFPLWDTNSVPDKQECLCAVLSSAKLCDEPREAEQRYSFDSHDSNDTDILSTRSCDESLLQANPKSVLESGEPGCKGDADTSAVHDKLWKLLHEDDSDYQIPFENRGITSLEIRLTNTEVTELNFVQETCSAQPLPINVIEEQEPITQPAGSQGTEKEDCNVSDILLKADEAYNSASMGNICLAQVVETDGICLDSSTGNKTEAPSICLSANSIILNTGECLEQKPNHALTDSNGSIQMTVAWEGKLAINNASQTCDADSPQRLRNGQNSSLACEKENQLMSHKSHGIIGQLLHTEHNISLINESVPGKGCNFRNCYPARKELAYFPEEKDIFPIENTNQFTHEEHSSVNTIHKSYEENLQENGNHSDLNAQNDINSDSYHLSENNGCQDSRVVSNAQKYGYLMQLPNLSKAPETITHKNLLQNMDRPTEIEKQEVTFTPSSEDPFLRDFYVEMPRYEPRKTGEEQREICTGDEQRSETSCESGVSHVSESQTAVSSHNTSEQHVFFVDSAFNSDEELKTDSSEHHAYASGSVTSVSTPLPRKAQNENHRIASEDYRGISHQLDVQQLAVKETLPFFTPERQSEGLLTSVSAMGCPGRGSQGKTESTQIAVEVDENLSTLETFCKALQDQFHQVPEENKEEAVLCENKQEIQRAIECNPDEAETKPPLHTLISSKAQRQITNISSKQSCPDFISSSKVTEVGNSIKSTDYDKDEEVTTSESVVSGLVNSSLVDSGNSQYFQEQPPYSRSQPFSLALTTYDPFPVNAERLRNQEGSKSYQTPPTAAEPEPIKCKQDTAKSGLFATGAKKKLPPAMLSKKPRLEDSRNVSKDPSCAKKSVKSEAGMTDKEDRKEQRKLILKKDSKAPKLLKKIQAELFPDCSGNIKLCCQFGDIHGDSTITWTKDSKLLARLQRSAQDDSPVSLAIAKASNKDQGMYYCCLNNVYGKVTAEFNLTSEVLEHLSSFQNCEGVEEIEFMQLMFREDFISDSYFGGNLHGIIATEELHFGEGMHRKAFRSKVMQGLVPVFSPGHACVLKVHNAITYGTKSKDDLVQKNYKLALQECYVQNTAREYAKIYAAEAEPLEGFGEVPEIIPIFLVHRPANNIPYATVEEELVGEFVKYSVRDGKEVNFLRRDSEAGQKCCTFQHWVYEKTNGSLLVTDLQGVGMKLTDVGIATLAKGNSSGGLEAALLD
- the ALPK2 gene encoding alpha-protein kinase 2 isoform X1, coding for MDVKTQENISCLRDFSENGDDLIHFNSMVSVTAGKAEQYCSGQVHSHPSNVITYHTDNCCLNTEDPVSGQYLADVQACKKSGLSRPLNMNTMFSDQADTPIINHNHFIKDDSENSATILEIYAEKISSVSDDFSDDDLEYFECSDVLTVHENEIWKKKLQFLLESDDEDDLKLSKDCDGCAYFLSEMPCLFQVSDNTTPMDTTIGFCGHHSKFEGVNVRRDPSMYSQSTLQTEMTLTVGQHRDKSSNLKDKENKVPVASAAIENDHHRTEEENHGSGHSAADFPTDKSKNKDNVRAEVDSATSGIGASLTNQASETVTENSTDKDLLGESSLLLEEGGRNLPEENARHAVCTLTESLRRNLLKLLNPKELCRYVSNIGQSFQTAAQARESSASFPSQEGVVSTQIPEETESLQMQAGLCHTEEADKDCHWERQRTWGLSEQNRVPNEHVLLRCRRGPEKILENKSFAWTPGQDFKNESSVLRGMVNSLMDFVCQADGSTFFIPCKPKHQPVGVFNKNQGANLKIFTQNCERLRMEPEIEKDGILMTCESAGTIPPASEMLCTEKTLQAKNANLQTYSQHRAPCDKRESRHQQVFCEQEIRIISDGNESKSDISPFPLWDTNSVPDKQECLCAVLSSAKLCDEPREAEQRYSFDSHDSNDTDILSTRSCDESLLQANPKSVLESGEPGCKGDADTSAVHDKLWKLLHEDDSDYQIPFENRGITSLEIRLTNTEVTELNFVQETCSAQPLPINVIEEQEPITQPAGSQGTEKEDCNVSDILLKADEAYNSASMGNICLAQVVETDGICLDSSTGNKTEAPSICLSANSIILNTGECLEQKPNHALTDSNGSIQMTVAWEGKLAINNASQTCDADSPQRLRNGQNSSLACEKENQLMSHKSHGIIGQLLHTEHNISLINESVPGKGCNFRNCYPARKELAYFPEEKDIFPIENTNQFTHEEHSSVNTIHKSYEENLQENGNHSDLNAQNDINSDSYHLSENNGCQDSRVVSNAQKYGYLMQLPNLSKAPETITHKNLLQNMDRPTEIEKQEVTFTPSSEDPFLRDFYVEMPRYEPRKTGEEQREICTGDEQRSETSCESGVSHVSESQTAVSSHNTSEQHVFFVDSAFNSDEELKTDSSEHHAYASGSVTSVSTPLPRKAQNENHRIASEDYRGISHQLDVQQLAVKETLPFFTPERQSEGLLTSVSAMGCPGRGSQGKTESTQIAVEVDENLSTLETFCKALQDQFHQVPEENKEEAVLCENKQEIQRAIECNPDEAETKPPLHTLISSKAQRQITNISSKQSCPDFISSSKVTEVGNSIKSTDYDKDEEVTTSESVVSGLVNSSLVDSGNSQYFQEQPPYSRSQPFSLALTTYDPFPVNAERLRNQEGSKSYQTPPTAAEPEPIKCKQDTAKSGLFATGAKKKLPPAMLSKKPRLEDSRNVSKDPSCAKKSVKSEAGMTDKEDRKEQRKLILKKDSKAPKLLKKIQAELFPDCSGNIKLCCQFGDIHGDSTITWTKDSKLLARLQRSAQDDSPVSLAIAKASNKDQGMYYCCLNNVYGKVTAEFNLTSEVLEHLSSFQNCEGVEEIEFMQLMFREDFISDSYFGGNLHGIIATEELHFGEGMHRKAFRSKVMQGLVPVFSPGHACVLKVHNAITYGTKSKDDLVQKNYKLALQECYVQNTAREYAKIYAAEAEPLEGFGEVPEIIPIFLVHRPANNIPYATVEEELVGEFVKYSVRDGKEVNFLRRDSEAGQKCCTFQHWVYEKTNGSLLVTDLQGVGMKLTDVGIATLAKGYKGFKGNCSFSFIEQFRALHQCNKYCEMLGLKSLRTTHQKQRKATSMKIKNLPNSSTIKQTVPKKAREPRDFISSEH